The following proteins come from a genomic window of Pseudomonas sp. WJP1:
- the gudD gene encoding glucarate dehydratase: MNAEHTANTTKSPVVTSFQVIPVAGHDSMLLNLSGAHGPFFTRNIVILKDSAGNTGVGEVPGGERIRETLEDARSLVIGQPIGQYQRILNQMRTTFASRDAAGRGLQTFDLRITIHAVTAMEAALLDLLGQFLEVPVAALLGEGQQRDAVKMLGYLFYVGDRNATNLAYRNESDADDDWFRLRHEKAMTAESVVRLAEAAKARYGFNDFKLKGGVLSGDEEIEAVTALAERFPDARITLDPNGAWSLKEAIRLCRDQHHVLAYAEDPCGAENGYSGREVMAEFRRATGLKTATNMIATDWREMGHAIQLQSVDIPLADPHFWTMQGSVRVAQMCHEWGLTWGSHSNNHFDISLAMFTQVAAAAPGEITAIDTHWIWQDGQRLTKEPLKIEGGYVKVPTKHGLGVDIDMDAVAKAHEVYKGMGLGARDDSVAMQFLIPGWKFNNKQPCLVR; encoded by the coding sequence ATGAACGCTGAACATACTGCCAACACCACCAAGTCGCCTGTCGTCACCAGTTTTCAAGTGATACCCGTTGCGGGACACGACAGCATGCTGCTGAACCTGAGCGGCGCCCACGGCCCGTTCTTCACTCGCAACATCGTCATTCTCAAGGACAGCGCCGGCAATACCGGCGTGGGCGAAGTACCGGGTGGTGAACGCATCCGTGAGACCCTCGAAGACGCGCGTAGCCTGGTGATCGGCCAACCCATCGGCCAGTACCAGCGCATCCTCAATCAGATGCGCACCACCTTCGCCTCCCGTGATGCGGCCGGCCGCGGCCTGCAAACCTTCGACCTGCGGATCACCATTCATGCCGTGACCGCCATGGAAGCCGCCCTGCTCGATTTGCTGGGCCAATTCCTCGAGGTTCCGGTGGCTGCATTGCTGGGCGAAGGGCAGCAACGCGATGCGGTGAAAATGCTCGGCTACCTGTTCTACGTCGGCGATCGCAATGCCACGAACCTGGCCTACCGAAACGAGTCCGACGCCGATGATGACTGGTTCCGGTTGCGTCACGAGAAAGCCATGACCGCCGAGTCGGTCGTACGCCTGGCCGAAGCGGCAAAGGCCAGGTACGGCTTCAACGACTTCAAGCTCAAGGGCGGTGTGCTCAGCGGCGATGAAGAAATCGAAGCGGTGACGGCACTGGCCGAGCGCTTTCCCGATGCACGAATCACCCTTGACCCCAATGGCGCCTGGTCGCTCAAGGAGGCCATCCGTTTGTGCCGCGATCAGCATCATGTCCTGGCCTACGCCGAAGACCCGTGCGGCGCGGAAAACGGTTACTCGGGCCGTGAAGTCATGGCCGAATTCCGCCGCGCCACGGGACTGAAGACCGCCACCAACATGATCGCGACCGACTGGCGCGAAATGGGCCACGCCATCCAATTGCAATCGGTCGACATCCCGCTTGCCGACCCGCACTTCTGGACGATGCAGGGCTCCGTCCGCGTGGCCCAGATGTGTCATGAATGGGGCCTGACCTGGGGCTCTCATTCCAACAATCACTTCGATATCTCCCTGGCCATGTTCACTCAAGTCGCAGCCGCCGCGCCGGGAGAGATCACCGCGATCGACACCCATTGGATCTGGCAGGACGGCCAGCGCCTGACCAAAGAGCCGCTGAAAATCGAAGGCGGCTACGTCAAGGTTCCGACCAAACATGGCCTGGGTGTAGACATCGACATGGACGCGGTGGCCAAGGCCCACGAAGTCTACAAGGGCATGGGGCTCGGCGCGCGGGATGACAGCGTCGCGATGCAGTTCCTGATTCCAGGCTGGAAATTCAACAACAAGCAACCTTGCCTGGTGCGCTGA